The following proteins are encoded in a genomic region of Rhodoferax aquaticus:
- a CDS encoding GNAT family N-acetyltransferase, with amino-acid sequence MESLLGPRVRLRPLLATDADALVHAASDGELWNLPFTVVPSSTTVAAYIQNALAGKEAGTVMPFVTEIVSTQQVVGSTRFWKIDRNNRKLEIGSTWLSASWQKTFVNTEAKFLMLRYAFETLNCVRVQLTTDEINTQSRNAILRLGAKQEGIVRNERIMPDGRKRNSVRFSIIDDEWPSVRLGLEERLRTTSAAQ; translated from the coding sequence ATGGAATCACTGCTAGGTCCGCGTGTTCGCTTGCGCCCCCTGTTGGCCACCGATGCCGATGCCTTGGTGCATGCCGCCTCCGATGGTGAACTCTGGAACTTGCCCTTCACCGTCGTGCCGTCGTCCACCACGGTTGCGGCTTACATCCAAAACGCACTGGCAGGCAAAGAGGCAGGCACTGTCATGCCCTTTGTGACCGAGATCGTGAGTACTCAGCAGGTGGTGGGCTCCACCCGGTTTTGGAAGATTGACAGGAACAACCGAAAGCTGGAAATCGGCAGCACCTGGCTTTCGGCCTCTTGGCAAAAAACCTTCGTGAACACCGAGGCCAAATTTCTGATGCTGCGCTACGCCTTTGAAACGCTGAACTGCGTGCGCGTACAGCTCACTACCGACGAGATCAACACCCAGTCTCGCAATGCGATTCTGCGGCTAGGTGCCAAACAAGAAGGCATTGTGCGCAACGAACGCATCATGCCCGATGGCCGCAAGCGCAACTCGGTGCGCTTCAGCATCATTGACGACGAGTGGCCTAGCGTGCG
- a CDS encoding sulfate ABC transporter substrate-binding protein — protein MALRPTTGSATRRPFLKFAVAATLAAASMGASAQKAIELLNVSYDPTRELYVEFNAAFAKSWKAKTGQDVVIKQSHGGSGKQARSVIDGLDADVVTLALAGDTDAIVKNGGWINKDWQKRLPHNSTPYSSTIVFAVRQGNPKNIKDWDDLIRADVKVITPNPKTSGGARWNYLAAWEFAKRKYGGDAKAKEFVAKLFANVPILDTGARGSTVTFAQRNQGDVLLAWENEAYLLEKEFRTKIDIVAPPLSILAEPAVAVVDKNVDKKGTRAVAEEYLKFLYTEEGQDIIGKNFYRPVISEKAKAKYAKQFAPIKLFTIEEAFGGWEKADAAHFADGASFDQIYTKK, from the coding sequence ATGGCTTTGCGCCCTACCACCGGTTCTGCTACCCGCCGTCCCTTTTTAAAGTTCGCCGTCGCTGCCACCTTGGCAGCGGCTTCCATGGGCGCATCCGCCCAAAAAGCCATTGAGCTGCTCAACGTCTCGTACGACCCCACCCGCGAGCTGTACGTGGAATTCAATGCCGCCTTTGCGAAAAGCTGGAAAGCCAAAACTGGCCAAGACGTAGTCATCAAACAAAGCCATGGCGGCTCGGGCAAGCAAGCCCGCTCCGTGATCGACGGCTTGGACGCTGACGTGGTCACCCTGGCGCTGGCTGGCGACACCGACGCCATTGTGAAAAACGGTGGCTGGATCAACAAAGACTGGCAAAAACGCCTGCCCCACAACTCCACGCCTTACTCCTCCACCATTGTGTTTGCGGTGCGCCAAGGCAACCCCAAGAACATCAAAGACTGGGATGACTTGATCCGTGCAGATGTGAAAGTCATCACCCCCAACCCCAAAACCTCTGGCGGTGCACGCTGGAACTACTTGGCGGCATGGGAGTTTGCCAAGCGCAAGTACGGTGGCGACGCCAAGGCCAAAGAATTTGTCGCCAAGCTGTTTGCCAACGTGCCCATCTTGGACACGGGCGCTCGCGGCTCTACCGTCACGTTTGCCCAGCGCAACCAAGGCGACGTGCTGCTTGCCTGGGAGAACGAGGCCTATCTGCTAGAAAAAGAATTTCGCACCAAGATTGACATCGTGGCACCCCCTCTGTCCATCTTGGCAGAGCCCGCCGTGGCCGTGGTCGACAAAAACGTAGACAAAAAAGGCACCCGTGCGGTCGCAGAGGAATACCTGAAATTCTTGTACACCGAAGAAGGCCAGGACATCATTGGCAAAAACTTCTACCGCCCCGTGATTTCAGAAAAAGCGAAAGCCAAGTACGCCAAGCAATTTGCCCCCATCAAGCTCTTCACCATTGAAGAAGCCTTTGGCGGCTGGGAAAAAGCTGACGCCGCGCACTTTGCCGATGGCGCAAGCTTTGACCAGATTTACACCAAGAAATAA
- a CDS encoding substrate-binding periplasmic protein, which translates to MWSIQFKGFMRRLWAFIVCVLLLGSARAQERITLVGEDDWYPYAAARHGKAHGLGVDIITAAYQSVGVEVNFRTMPYARCMAQVKAGQELGCFDSAPDSQLNADYLFHQTPLFDATIGIYAMASSKERNLAPQHLKGQRVGFTNGYTYGDAVELDHSIARDVARTDLLNLRKLLLGRTAYSLVYTRVVDHLQATHPQELGGKIKQVGVVMNTRLFVSFSKLRPESARYAKLLDQGLKNLHTDHSYAQILQRWNTAPP; encoded by the coding sequence ATGTGGTCCATTCAATTCAAAGGGTTTATGCGGCGTCTGTGGGCTTTCATCGTGTGTGTGTTGCTGCTTGGCTCAGCCCGTGCCCAAGAACGCATCACCTTGGTGGGCGAAGACGACTGGTACCCTTATGCGGCTGCGCGCCATGGCAAGGCCCACGGCTTGGGGGTAGACATCATCACTGCGGCCTACCAGTCGGTAGGGGTCGAGGTGAACTTCAGGACCATGCCCTATGCCCGCTGCATGGCCCAGGTGAAAGCGGGGCAAGAACTAGGTTGCTTTGACAGCGCCCCAGACAGCCAACTGAACGCCGACTATCTGTTCCACCAAACCCCTTTGTTTGACGCCACCATTGGCATTTATGCGATGGCGAGCAGCAAAGAACGCAACTTGGCCCCCCAGCATCTGAAAGGCCAGCGGGTTGGTTTTACCAATGGATACACCTACGGTGACGCCGTAGAGTTGGACCACAGCATCGCACGGGATGTGGCACGAACCGACCTTCTGAATCTGCGCAAGCTCTTACTGGGTCGAACCGCGTACTCGCTGGTGTACACCCGCGTGGTGGACCATTTGCAAGCCACCCACCCACAAGAGCTTGGCGGAAAAATCAAGCAAGTGGGTGTCGTGATGAATACGCGCTTGTTTGTTTCATTTTCAAAACTACGGCCGGAATCTGCACGCTATGCCAAGCTGCTAGACCAAGGTCTTAAGAACCTGCACACGGACCACAGTTACGCGCAAATCCTCCAGCGCTGGAACACGGCCCCGCCTTAG
- a CDS encoding substrate-binding domain-containing protein, giving the protein MKIVPVLRSCAMVLCLAACGESGGPAISSMESASKPAVAAEPAKPAGPRIGLLMKTLANPFFVEMEKGARRAEKDLGVTLVVKTSAQETSVGQQIDLVNDLIAQKVAAIVIAPSDSFALVAPLKKAADAGIKIVNIDNRLDPKEVEKAALLPIPFVSVDNFAGAYKAGKALADSVSTPAMAGIIEGIRSADNARLRMEGAKKALSESKHVTVVASETANWKIEDAYTVTQQMMARQPKIRLLFAANDMMALGAIRYLRETGRKDVLVAGYDANGQALEEIQGGHMLATVDQQAAEQGYQGIALALKLIRGETVAPITLIDTKLISSNSK; this is encoded by the coding sequence ATGAAAATAGTCCCTGTGTTACGTTCCTGCGCCATGGTCTTGTGCCTGGCGGCGTGCGGTGAGTCCGGTGGCCCCGCCATCAGCAGCATGGAGAGCGCCAGTAAGCCCGCAGTGGCGGCAGAGCCCGCTAAACCCGCCGGTCCTCGGATAGGGCTCTTGATGAAGACGCTGGCCAATCCTTTCTTCGTTGAGATGGAGAAGGGCGCACGGCGCGCAGAGAAAGACCTGGGCGTCACACTGGTGGTCAAAACATCTGCCCAAGAGACTTCGGTAGGCCAACAAATTGACTTGGTGAACGATCTGATTGCGCAGAAGGTGGCGGCCATTGTGATTGCACCCTCCGATTCGTTTGCCTTGGTGGCCCCACTGAAGAAAGCAGCAGATGCCGGCATCAAAATCGTCAACATCGACAACCGCCTAGACCCTAAAGAGGTCGAAAAAGCAGCGTTGCTGCCTATCCCCTTTGTCAGTGTGGACAACTTCGCGGGCGCGTACAAAGCGGGTAAAGCGTTGGCCGACTCCGTGAGCACCCCCGCCATGGCCGGCATTATCGAAGGCATTCGCAGTGCCGACAATGCGCGGCTGCGCATGGAAGGTGCGAAGAAGGCATTGTCCGAAAGCAAACACGTGACCGTGGTGGCGTCTGAAACTGCAAACTGGAAGATCGAAGACGCCTACACCGTGACCCAACAAATGATGGCTCGGCAACCTAAGATTCGGCTCCTCTTTGCCGCTAACGACATGATGGCCTTGGGCGCGATCAGGTACCTGCGTGAGACCGGACGCAAAGACGTGCTCGTGGCTGGCTATGACGCCAATGGGCAAGCCCTGGAAGAAATCCAAGGCGGCCACATGCTGGCTACGGTAGACCAGCAAGCCGCTGAGCAAGGCTACCAAGGGATTGCGCTTGCCCTCAAACTTATTCGCGGCGAAACGGTTGCGCCCATCACACTCATTGATACCAAGCTCATTTCCAGCAATAGCAAGTAG
- a CDS encoding sensor histidine kinase, translating into MKLQFNITAKLLGYLLVASVLPFAALGVVALQLSTQSLTALAREQNVHIVGGFAAYLRLHIDQVDQLVGSIAHNDAIGQALDKANNPRASSFDEFNARAQLSYAVSGYASAKGLVSLDLFSMTGVNFHIGETLNPRPISPQAVANLLAQATASSGPTFWRGMGPNVSPESRYPQVSTVVRAIQYYSPSTGQAKPVGVLVISLNDDVMRDYLARATILRGQKLMKLDRNGTVELHSDARMVGSRLSKEFLDTVKSQVGTQELRLDGDDVLMDVVHLDAGHGDLVMITPRQLVTGRVDQLTRTTVGLLVLGLLGIAALTWHYAVTVVRPIRAVSHGFKSLEHMPSQALTSLEVPKSGDEIAALVEGYNHYLQTLNGLEEQVAKRTASLEEALKDLQHAHNEVMQAEKLASLGRIVAAVAHELNTPIGNAVTVGSTIGDELQALRLEMQSNAPRRSLMTAVLNKCDHGVLILMRSLDRAASLIGNFKQVAADQTSDQRRSFDLAETTEEILSTVAAVVNKQSCQIVTDLEPGIACDGYPGAYGQVLINLVMNAAVHAYPDGGKVYVSVRAVSAEQVRLSVRDAGVGMPLDIQNKIFEPFFTTRLGQGGSGLGMSIVHGLATKTLGGSITVNSTPHVGTECVLLFARVAPRSLAPHLAP; encoded by the coding sequence ATGAAGCTTCAGTTCAACATCACAGCAAAGCTCCTAGGCTATTTGCTGGTCGCTAGTGTTTTGCCATTTGCGGCCTTGGGCGTGGTTGCGTTGCAGCTCTCCACGCAAAGCTTGACGGCGCTGGCACGTGAGCAAAACGTACACATTGTGGGCGGGTTTGCCGCCTATTTGCGCTTGCACATCGACCAAGTGGACCAATTGGTCGGCAGCATTGCCCACAACGACGCCATTGGGCAAGCCCTGGACAAGGCCAACAATCCGCGCGCAAGTAGTTTTGATGAATTCAACGCACGGGCCCAACTGAGCTATGCCGTGAGTGGCTACGCAAGCGCAAAAGGGCTCGTGTCATTGGACTTGTTCTCGATGACGGGCGTTAACTTCCACATTGGTGAAACGCTTAATCCGAGGCCTATTTCGCCCCAGGCGGTAGCCAACTTGCTAGCCCAGGCAACAGCATCGTCTGGCCCCACGTTTTGGCGGGGCATGGGACCCAACGTCAGCCCCGAGTCGCGCTACCCGCAGGTATCTACCGTTGTGCGGGCCATCCAGTACTACTCGCCGTCCACCGGACAGGCCAAGCCCGTAGGGGTGTTGGTGATCAGCTTGAATGACGACGTGATGCGCGACTACCTTGCGCGTGCCACGATTCTGCGCGGCCAGAAGCTCATGAAGCTGGACCGCAACGGCACGGTGGAACTGCACTCTGACGCGCGCATGGTGGGCAGCCGACTCTCTAAAGAGTTTTTGGACACCGTCAAGAGCCAAGTGGGAACCCAAGAGCTCAGGTTGGACGGTGACGACGTACTGATGGATGTAGTTCACCTGGACGCAGGCCATGGCGATCTGGTCATGATTACCCCTCGCCAGTTGGTGACCGGTCGTGTGGACCAGCTCACCCGCACTACGGTGGGTTTGCTGGTGTTGGGCTTGTTGGGCATTGCTGCTTTGACGTGGCACTACGCAGTGACCGTGGTGCGGCCCATACGTGCGGTGTCACATGGGTTCAAATCCTTGGAGCACATGCCATCCCAAGCCTTAACAAGCCTTGAAGTTCCGAAATCTGGGGATGAAATTGCGGCCTTGGTGGAAGGCTACAACCACTACCTGCAAACCCTCAATGGACTGGAAGAGCAAGTCGCCAAGCGCACTGCGTCATTGGAGGAGGCGCTCAAAGACCTGCAACATGCGCACAATGAAGTGATGCAGGCCGAAAAGTTGGCCTCGCTAGGGCGCATCGTTGCTGCTGTGGCGCACGAACTCAACACGCCCATTGGCAATGCGGTCACGGTGGGCAGCACCATAGGTGATGAACTTCAGGCCCTGCGCCTGGAAATGCAAAGCAACGCCCCACGGCGCTCCCTGATGACCGCAGTTCTAAACAAATGCGACCATGGCGTGCTGATCTTGATGAGAAGCCTAGACCGCGCTGCCAGCTTGATCGGGAACTTCAAACAAGTCGCGGCGGACCAAACCAGCGACCAACGCAGAAGCTTTGACTTGGCGGAGACTACCGAGGAAATACTGAGTACGGTGGCCGCGGTTGTCAACAAACAGTCTTGCCAGATTGTCACGGACTTGGAGCCAGGCATTGCGTGTGACGGGTACCCAGGTGCCTATGGCCAAGTGCTGATCAATTTGGTCATGAACGCGGCGGTCCATGCCTATCCCGATGGCGGAAAAGTGTACGTTTCAGTCCGAGCCGTATCTGCAGAACAGGTCCGCTTGTCGGTCAGAGACGCAGGGGTGGGGATGCCTTTAGACATTCAAAACAAGATTTTTGAGCCCTTCTTCACCACCCGTCTAGGCCAAGGCGGGTCTGGCTTGGGCATGAGCATCGTGCACGGACTTGCCACCAAGACCCTGGGTGGCAGCATTACCGTGAATTCCACACCCCATGTAGGGACCGAGTGCGTGCTCCTGTTTGCGCGTGTAGCTCCACGCAGTCTGGCACCCCATCTAGCGCCTTAA
- a CDS encoding ATP-binding protein: MLRTWVTRFSRSYALLVTVFVLACVLGYAVVRDAVRQTVEHQALAIAEVVASQATTARSVYAKEVAEKLRKDGFGPDVNFANLPGHVPIPAQFLKLVGLSASADSDKLFAYRPVSKWNLEGSQGLSDDFLLWAWPQLENQDQAAPKEAIAWRSVSRIETHDGQRVLRFLKADPASQMSCVTCHNAYEKTAPILSLRASQGVAPGKQWAQHQLMGALSVTVPLEKAELLAGNQINEASLLFGGILVATFVVMFWFKSRTEQQLRSAKLSAENANRTKSEFLANMSHEIRTPMIGVIGMTDLALDTELTAQQRDYLGTVKGSAQTLMVILNDFLDFSKIEAGKLAIEQVNFSVAELVDQTLKAVGARAQKKNLPLVSTVPSDLPTHFLGDPGRIRQVLTNLCDNAIKFTTTGSVRIEVRWSRLPDDSFEVQFAVRDTGIGIPTDMQGQVFEAFSQADTSTTRKFGGTGLGLSICKQLVQLMGGRMWLESTPGAGSSFYFTVHLLAALDDSIDSVMPTPFTPAPAPAQQRPLRVLLVEDHPINQKLAITLLSKWGHEVVLAQNGQEGVDLFASSAWDVVLMDIQMPVMNGLEATRIIRAREPAGQHTPIIAMTANAMESDRTACLEAGMDEHMGKPFKAESLQKLLLKYSTKP, encoded by the coding sequence ATGCTTCGCACTTGGGTAACCCGTTTTTCACGCTCCTATGCCTTGCTGGTGACAGTTTTTGTGCTGGCCTGCGTGCTGGGCTATGCGGTGGTGCGAGATGCGGTGCGCCAGACCGTGGAGCACCAAGCCCTGGCCATTGCCGAAGTGGTGGCCAGTCAAGCCACGACCGCGCGCTCGGTGTATGCCAAGGAAGTAGCCGAGAAGCTGCGCAAAGACGGCTTTGGCCCCGACGTGAACTTTGCCAACTTACCCGGGCATGTGCCGATTCCCGCCCAGTTTTTAAAGTTAGTGGGGCTCTCTGCCTCTGCCGACTCTGACAAGCTGTTTGCCTACCGCCCCGTGAGCAAGTGGAACCTAGAGGGTTCACAAGGTCTGTCCGACGATTTCTTGCTCTGGGCGTGGCCGCAACTGGAGAACCAAGACCAGGCCGCTCCCAAAGAGGCCATTGCGTGGCGCTCGGTGTCCCGCATAGAAACCCACGATGGGCAGCGGGTGCTGCGTTTTTTAAAAGCAGACCCCGCCTCGCAAATGTCGTGCGTGACCTGCCACAACGCCTATGAGAAGACAGCGCCTATTCTTAGCCTGCGCGCGAGCCAAGGCGTGGCTCCGGGCAAGCAATGGGCTCAGCACCAGCTGATGGGCGCGCTTTCGGTGACCGTGCCGCTAGAAAAGGCAGAACTCTTGGCGGGCAACCAAATCAACGAGGCCTCACTGTTGTTTGGGGGGATTTTGGTCGCCACCTTTGTGGTCATGTTTTGGTTCAAAAGCCGGACTGAACAACAATTACGCAGCGCCAAACTGTCTGCCGAAAACGCCAACCGGACCAAGAGTGAGTTCTTGGCCAATATGAGCCACGAGATTCGCACGCCCATGATCGGGGTCATAGGCATGACCGATTTGGCCTTGGATACAGAACTCACCGCACAGCAGCGCGACTACTTGGGCACCGTGAAGGGCTCTGCGCAGACGCTGATGGTCATCCTCAATGACTTTTTGGACTTTTCAAAGATTGAAGCAGGCAAGCTGGCGATTGAACAGGTCAATTTTTCCGTAGCGGAGCTTGTGGACCAGACGCTCAAGGCGGTGGGTGCGCGTGCCCAAAAGAAAAACTTGCCGCTCGTGAGCACAGTGCCGTCGGATCTTCCGACTCACTTCTTGGGCGACCCGGGCCGCATTCGGCAAGTGCTCACCAACCTGTGTGATAACGCCATCAAGTTCACCACCACCGGCAGTGTGCGGATAGAGGTGCGATGGTCCCGACTGCCCGACGATTCTTTTGAAGTGCAGTTTGCCGTGCGTGACACAGGCATTGGCATTCCGACAGACATGCAGGGCCAGGTGTTCGAGGCCTTTAGCCAGGCCGACACCTCCACCACACGCAAATTTGGCGGCACAGGCTTGGGGCTGAGCATTTGCAAGCAACTGGTGCAGCTGATGGGGGGGCGAATGTGGCTGGAGAGCACACCCGGCGCGGGCAGCAGCTTCTATTTCACCGTGCATTTGTTAGCGGCTTTGGATGACAGCATAGACTCGGTCATGCCTACTCCATTTACGCCTGCCCCAGCCCCAGCCCAGCAGCGCCCTTTGCGGGTGCTGTTAGTGGAAGACCACCCTATCAACCAAAAGCTGGCCATCACCTTGCTCAGCAAGTGGGGCCATGAGGTGGTATTGGCGCAAAACGGCCAAGAAGGGGTGGACTTGTTTGCCAGCAGTGCCTGGGACGTGGTGTTGATGGATATTCAAATGCCGGTGATGAATGGCCTAGAAGCCACACGCATCATCCGGGCCCGCGAACCTGCGGGCCAGCACACGCCCATCATCGCCATGACCGCTAACGCTATGGAATCAGACCGAACGGCCTGCCTGGAGGCCGGCATGGACGAGCATATGGGCAAGCCCTTTAAGGCCGAGAGCTTACAAAAGCTGCTGCTGAAATACAGCACCAAACCCTAA
- a CDS encoding AraC family transcriptional regulator, which yields MPILQPKLEIPLSSPALPAPIMFRSAYVPAEGLYPAHQHAWGEFVYAFSGVMEVKVAGHHYLAPPHYGIWLPPNLDHVGLNRLEAHHCSLYVSPECSSQLPTQPCALTVSPLVRALLDHMRLRTAGLPSTAADARLLHVLVDQLNVAPRAGSYLPSSEDPVLGPVLQWLQAHPGDTRALPELARAAHTTERTLMRRAERELGMRLAEWRQRLRVVKAMGLLERGQTVETIALDLGYSSASAFISMFKNRMGTTPDEFRKTSGYTPRADASSSQ from the coding sequence ATGCCCATCCTGCAACCTAAGCTAGAGATCCCATTGTCTAGCCCCGCGCTGCCCGCGCCCATCATGTTTCGCAGTGCCTATGTGCCAGCCGAAGGCCTTTACCCCGCGCACCAGCACGCGTGGGGCGAGTTTGTGTATGCGTTCAGCGGGGTCATGGAAGTCAAGGTGGCGGGCCACCACTACTTGGCACCGCCGCACTACGGCATTTGGCTGCCACCTAACTTGGACCATGTGGGCCTCAACCGTTTGGAAGCGCACCATTGCTCGCTCTATGTGTCGCCCGAATGCAGCTCGCAGTTGCCTACCCAGCCTTGCGCGCTCACCGTGAGCCCTTTGGTGCGAGCGCTGCTAGACCACATGCGCCTGCGCACCGCGGGCCTGCCAAGCACTGCGGCCGATGCACGTTTGCTGCACGTGTTGGTAGACCAACTCAACGTGGCACCGCGTGCAGGCAGCTATTTGCCCAGCTCAGAAGACCCGGTGCTAGGCCCCGTGTTGCAGTGGCTGCAAGCCCACCCCGGCGACACGCGTGCTTTGCCAGAGCTCGCCCGGGCCGCGCACACCACCGAACGCACCCTCATGCGCCGCGCCGAGCGTGAGCTCGGCATGCGCTTGGCCGAGTGGCGCCAGCGCCTGCGTGTGGTCAAGGCCATGGGGCTTTTGGAGCGCGGCCAAACGGTAGAAACCATTGCGCTGGACCTAGGCTATAGCAGCGCCTCGGCCTTCATCAGCATGTTCAAAAACCGCATGGGCACCACCCCAGACGAGTTTCGCAAGACCAGCGGATACACGCCGCGAGCCGATGCAAGCAGCTCCCAGTAG
- a CDS encoding DMT family transporter → MDSRKGLDGQAITLMLVLCFLWGMQQVVLKATAADIAPVMQIALRSGVAAALLAVYMWLRGERMDLRDGTLLAGVAVGCLFALEFMLVAEGLRHTNASHMVVFLYTAPIFAALGLQWRLPAERLNKVQWLGIALAFGGLAFAFLGRTGSASPAQGNVLWGDLLGLLGGMAWGATTVVVRCSRLAKAQASQTLMYQLIGAFVLLLAAAWGTGQAGVNFTPQVWASLAFHSVVVSFASFLVWFWLLRTYLANRLGVFSFMTPLFGVLLGAWLLHEPLEPSFLLGAIPVLVGIVLVSGGDWVAQLLSKK, encoded by the coding sequence ATGGATTCACGCAAAGGCTTGGACGGCCAGGCCATCACCCTCATGCTGGTGCTCTGCTTTCTTTGGGGCATGCAGCAGGTGGTGCTCAAAGCCACCGCGGCAGACATTGCGCCGGTCATGCAAATTGCGCTGCGCTCCGGCGTGGCCGCCGCGCTGCTTGCGGTGTACATGTGGCTGCGCGGCGAGCGCATGGACCTGCGCGACGGCACCTTGCTGGCAGGCGTGGCGGTGGGCTGTTTGTTTGCCTTGGAGTTCATGCTCGTGGCGGAGGGCCTGCGCCATACCAACGCCTCGCACATGGTGGTGTTTTTGTACACGGCACCTATCTTTGCCGCTCTAGGCCTGCAGTGGCGCTTGCCCGCCGAGCGCTTGAACAAAGTGCAGTGGTTGGGCATTGCCTTGGCGTTTGGTGGGCTTGCCTTCGCCTTCTTGGGCCGCACCGGCAGTGCCAGTCCCGCGCAAGGCAACGTGCTCTGGGGTGACCTTTTAGGTTTGTTGGGTGGCATGGCGTGGGGTGCTACCACCGTGGTGGTGCGCTGCTCGCGCCTGGCCAAGGCACAGGCCAGCCAAACGCTGATGTACCAGCTGATCGGCGCGTTTGTTTTGCTGCTGGCCGCCGCGTGGGGCACAGGCCAAGCGGGTGTGAACTTCACGCCCCAAGTGTGGGCTAGCTTGGCGTTTCACTCGGTGGTGGTGTCGTTTGCCAGTTTTTTGGTGTGGTTTTGGCTCTTGCGCACTTACCTTGCCAACCGCTTGGGGGTGTTCTCGTTCATGACCCCGTTGTTTGGCGTGCTCTTGGGTGCCTGGTTGCTGCACGAGCCGCTGGAGCCTAGCTTTCTACTGGGTGCCATACCCGTGCTCGTGGGCATTGTGCTGGTGAGCGGCGGCGACTGGGTAGCGCAGCTACTATCAAAAAAGTAG